The proteins below come from a single Dinghuibacter silviterrae genomic window:
- the lepB gene encoding signal peptidase I translates to MKFGKREVIGLISLVILAVGEYCLQLQYWFVACLFTLIALCVIGGRYLWLSQLLGKFKAVRVVSIYVLSILMIFLFTGFIGSAYEIPSDSMSPTVIQGDYLWCNKLAYGTVVRGDIFQSFLKLIFHPSRIYFRNPELNYSRVFCTSQIRRSDIVIFKSPERNDESMVKRIVGLPGETVEMRRGMVYINSTLVKPILGEAADTCDLTAIQIPYRGMTIHLNKTSLQKFRQVMEVYEGFHISLLQDTSKIACTYTFRQDYYFALGDNRPNSRDSRSWGFVPEDYIIGRAEAVLFSTAKLNRVLRLIQ, encoded by the coding sequence GTGAAGTTTGGCAAAAGAGAGGTAATAGGGTTAATTTCATTAGTGATTTTGGCCGTTGGGGAGTATTGCCTTCAGCTACAATATTGGTTTGTTGCATGTCTATTCACACTGATCGCACTTTGCGTGATTGGAGGGAGATATCTTTGGCTGAGTCAGTTACTGGGAAAATTCAAGGCCGTTCGAGTGGTTTCAATATATGTTTTGTCGATTTTAATGATTTTTCTATTCACTGGATTTATTGGATCTGCTTATGAAATTCCCTCAGATTCAATGTCCCCGACAGTAATTCAGGGAGATTATCTTTGGTGTAATAAATTAGCTTACGGAACAGTTGTCCGGGGTGACATCTTTCAGTCCTTTCTAAAATTGATCTTCCATCCTTCACGGATTTATTTTCGCAATCCGGAATTGAATTATTCCCGTGTATTTTGCACCTCACAAATTCGCAGAAGTGATATTGTGATTTTTAAAAGTCCTGAACGGAACGACGAGTCGATGGTTAAGCGGATTGTTGGACTTCCTGGGGAAACCGTAGAGATGCGCCGAGGGATGGTTTATATCAACAGTACCCTTGTCAAGCCAATATTGGGGGAGGCGGCTGATACTTGCGATTTGACCGCTATTCAAATTCCCTATAGGGGTATGACTATACACCTCAATAAAACCTCATTACAGAAATTTCGTCAGGTAATGGAGGTCTATGAGGGATTCCACATCAGCCTTTTACAAGATACAAGCAAGATCGCGTGTACCTATACATTCCGCCAAGACTACTATTTTGCCCTGGGTGACAATCGGCCGAATTCAAGGGATTCTAGATCTTGGGGATTTGTTCCTGAAGATTATATCATTGGAAGAGCGGAAGCCGTTCTTTTTTCCACTGCAAAACTAAATCGCGTTTTGCGGCTCATTCAATGA
- a CDS encoding RNA polymerase sigma factor gives MPFQFSHIFQNATDGRLVRRLKNGDFQAYGILIRKYQYFVNSTAYKLTLDKAAGYNLAVESMLALWNFRAAIPKSSGIRQKGFLEFLRELIRFYFLLNRRHGVTD, from the coding sequence ATGCCTTTCCAATTCAGCCATATATTCCAAAATGCGACGGATGGGAGGTTGGTACGAAGGCTCAAAAATGGCGATTTTCAGGCTTATGGGATATTGATTCGGAAGTATCAATATTTTGTTAACTCGACCGCCTACAAGCTTACCTTAGATAAGGCTGCCGGTTACAACCTTGCAGTTGAATCTATGTTGGCGCTTTGGAACTTTCGGGCGGCAATTCCTAAAAGTAGTGGTATTAGACAAAAAGGGTTTCTTGAATTCCTGCGCGAACTTATTCGGTTTTATTTTTTACTAAATAGGCGTCATGGTGTTACTGACTAA
- a CDS encoding RteC domain-containing protein: MGEFFEEIRQSINTQLESVERTAGSMLEQSKLAIPAIRQHIERLREHVLRDGFADPSDEVTFFRNELPHFYKHLIFYRHVYFIETRRPVVKEEEALFLEQERAALQLHFEKYREFYTYFRSGETFLDEKLFVRGNEDLLFTIEEYTDVIDSRFCTSHSYLVARMHADNMILAYLNELETGDKLVLHQSHEPITWTDPKVGLIELCYALYSKGAVNNGKAHLKDIIKGVEYIFNITLGNYTAVIQQNIRIRKKTRMAYLADLIKFTESHMDDQDEHPQYK; encoded by the coding sequence ATGGGTGAGTTTTTCGAGGAGATTCGGCAGAGCATAAATACGCAACTTGAATCAGTGGAGCGGACCGCCGGAAGTATGCTGGAACAGTCGAAGCTTGCAATTCCTGCCATCAGGCAACATATTGAGCGACTCCGGGAACACGTGCTTAGAGATGGGTTTGCCGATCCATCCGATGAAGTTACATTTTTTAGGAATGAACTTCCACATTTCTACAAGCATCTGATATTCTACCGACACGTGTATTTTATTGAGACGCGGCGGCCCGTGGTCAAAGAAGAGGAGGCGCTATTCCTGGAGCAGGAGCGTGCGGCCCTGCAATTACACTTCGAGAAATACCGGGAGTTCTATACCTATTTCCGCAGCGGGGAAACTTTCCTGGATGAGAAACTATTTGTTCGGGGCAATGAAGATTTGCTATTCACCATCGAGGAATACACGGATGTCATTGACAGCAGGTTTTGTACTTCGCACAGCTACCTGGTTGCCCGGATGCATGCCGACAACATGATCTTAGCGTATCTGAATGAACTGGAGACCGGTGACAAGTTGGTGCTGCACCAGAGTCACGAGCCCATTACCTGGACTGATCCGAAGGTCGGCCTTATCGAGTTGTGTTATGCGCTATATTCAAAAGGGGCTGTCAATAACGGGAAAGCCCATCTCAAGGATATTATCAAAGGTGTGGAGTACATCTTCAACATCACGCTGGGCAATTATACTGCTGTCATACAACAGAACATCCGCATCCGTAAGAAGACGAGGATGGCTTATTTGGCGGATCTGATAAAATTTACAGAAAGCCACATGGATGATCAAGATGAGCATCCGCAATATAAGTGA
- a CDS encoding DUF4134 domain-containing protein: protein MCKRKIVLTAAAFVSTAVVYGQDGNAGISQATSAVKGYFATGTSLMYAIGAVVGLIGAIKVYNKWSAGEPDTAKVASAWFGACIFLVVVATVLKAFFGV, encoded by the coding sequence ATGTGCAAGAGAAAGATAGTGTTAACAGCCGCCGCTTTCGTGAGTACAGCAGTGGTCTATGGTCAGGATGGCAACGCGGGTATCTCCCAGGCTACCAGCGCTGTAAAGGGATATTTTGCGACTGGCACCTCGCTGATGTACGCCATCGGAGCCGTGGTCGGGCTGATCGGCGCCATAAAAGTGTATAATAAATGGAGCGCGGGGGAGCCGGATACCGCAAAGGTGGCTTCCGCCTGGTTTGGGGCGTGTATTTTTCTCGTCGTGGTGGCAACCGTCTTAAAGGCATTCTTTGGCGTTTAA
- a CDS encoding DUF4133 domain-containing protein, translating to MNKEVLKYTINKGINRSIEFRGLKGQYIGYLAAGLAGLLVVFAIGYIAGVPVYLCLAVVMLAGSGLFTWVYRFSHRYGEHGLMKAMAFRQVPSAIICRSRRVFFGLNNKIKASK from the coding sequence GTGAATAAGGAAGTATTGAAATATACCATCAACAAAGGCATAAACCGGTCCATCGAATTTCGTGGATTGAAGGGCCAGTACATTGGCTACCTGGCCGCAGGACTGGCGGGGCTGTTGGTTGTTTTTGCCATAGGTTATATAGCGGGGGTGCCTGTTTACCTGTGCCTGGCGGTTGTGATGCTGGCAGGATCGGGGTTGTTTACGTGGGTATACCGTTTCAGCCATAGGTACGGGGAACATGGACTGATGAAGGCCATGGCTTTCCGGCAGGTGCCCTCCGCTATTATCTGCCGCTCAAGGAGAGTGTTTTTCGGACTAAATAATAAAATCAAGGCATCGAAATGA
- a CDS encoding TraG family conjugative transposon ATPase, with protein sequence MTIILIIAGILLAAVVLQAKEPPVTSRDIERMLPVWKLEQDVILSRNGDMTIAFDVTLPEIFTLSNNEYNALHATWLKAIRVLPVNTVLHKQDIFIRAAYKAKFTEDQDFMQRSSELFFNERPYLEHSCYLMITLKSQDRKAASSAFSNLLRKTLVSPEAVNGKLVQQLLDSAGQFRRILSDGGLVGLRRLTTEEISGTPEAPGLLERYLFLQGAEDKPKIKDIVFKPEWKIGENFLQLYTLADTEDLPGSCSPHINYERYSTDKSKFSIGFASPAGQLLPVNHIYNQYMVISDTPKTLKRLEARRRRLQSLSAYSRENAISRDAVSDFLNEAISQGRQPIKAHFSLLCWTDKRDELKDLRNQAASALAGMEAVPHLEVSGAPQLWWAGLPGNEGDLPENECFETFAEQATCLLNMETAYRSSNSPFGIRLGDRLTGVPLHVDISDEPMKRGITTNRNKIVVGGSGSGKSMFMCHMLRSYVQQGAHCVVVDVGRSYDGLCELVGGYYFAYTEDNPIRFNPFYIAPGDVLDTEKKESIKTLLVALWKQGDESFRRSEYVAISNALQSYYSFLGKYLEIFPCFNTFYEFLQEHFVRELEDDKVKDRDFDIANFLYVLRPFYHQGEFDYLLNATENLDILQQPFIVFELDNIAGHGILFSVVTLIIAELFISKMRKLKGIRKVIVIEEAWKAIARAGMADFIKYLYKTVRKYFGEAITVTQEVDDLVSSPVIKEAIINNADVKIFLDLKKFQNKFEPLQATMGMTEKGRDLVLSINRANEPGRNYREVYIELGNQDMKVYRYEPSRFEYYAFTTEQPEKVKVRQSTEKHGDMRKGIAALVEDEKNGKI encoded by the coding sequence ATGACTATAATCCTCATCATAGCGGGCATTTTGCTGGCAGCGGTGGTGCTGCAGGCCAAGGAGCCACCGGTGACCAGCCGTGATATAGAAAGAATGCTGCCCGTCTGGAAGTTGGAGCAAGACGTGATCTTGTCTCGCAACGGAGATATGACCATCGCCTTCGACGTTACCCTTCCCGAAATATTTACGCTTTCCAACAATGAGTACAACGCTTTGCATGCGACCTGGCTGAAAGCCATCCGGGTGCTCCCCGTGAACACCGTTTTACACAAACAGGACATTTTTATCAGGGCGGCCTATAAAGCGAAATTCACCGAAGACCAGGATTTTATGCAGAGGAGCAGCGAATTATTTTTTAATGAACGTCCCTATTTGGAGCATAGCTGTTACCTGATGATAACCCTGAAATCCCAGGACAGGAAGGCTGCCAGCTCTGCTTTTTCCAACCTGCTACGCAAAACCCTCGTCTCGCCTGAAGCGGTTAATGGCAAACTCGTCCAACAATTGCTGGACAGCGCGGGTCAGTTCCGGCGAATCCTTTCTGACGGCGGCCTGGTGGGATTGCGCCGCCTCACCACAGAAGAAATATCCGGCACCCCGGAAGCGCCCGGTCTGTTGGAACGCTACCTGTTTCTTCAGGGGGCTGAGGATAAACCGAAGATCAAAGACATTGTATTCAAACCGGAATGGAAAATAGGCGAAAACTTTTTGCAGCTTTATACCCTGGCCGATACTGAGGACCTGCCTGGCTCCTGCAGCCCGCATATCAACTACGAGCGCTACAGCACGGACAAAAGCAAGTTTAGCATCGGTTTTGCCTCCCCCGCGGGGCAGTTGCTGCCGGTGAACCATATCTACAACCAGTATATGGTTATAAGCGATACGCCAAAGACATTGAAGCGACTGGAAGCCAGGCGCAGACGTCTGCAGTCGCTGTCCGCCTACAGCCGGGAGAACGCCATCAGCAGGGATGCGGTATCCGATTTCCTGAACGAGGCCATCTCTCAGGGGCGGCAGCCCATCAAAGCACACTTCAGCCTGCTGTGCTGGACCGATAAAAGAGACGAATTAAAAGACCTGCGCAACCAAGCGGCCTCAGCACTGGCCGGTATGGAAGCTGTTCCACACCTGGAGGTAAGCGGCGCCCCGCAACTTTGGTGGGCCGGCCTTCCAGGCAACGAAGGCGACCTTCCCGAAAACGAATGCTTCGAAACCTTTGCCGAACAGGCTACCTGCTTGCTGAACATGGAGACGGCGTACCGCTCGTCCAACAGCCCCTTCGGTATCCGACTGGGGGATAGGCTTACCGGCGTTCCGCTCCACGTCGATATTTCTGACGAGCCGATGAAACGGGGTATCACGACTAACCGAAATAAGATCGTGGTGGGTGGATCGGGATCAGGCAAGAGCATGTTCATGTGCCACATGCTGCGTAGCTATGTGCAACAGGGTGCCCACTGCGTGGTGGTGGACGTGGGACGTTCCTATGATGGCCTGTGCGAGCTTGTTGGTGGCTATTATTTTGCTTATACCGAAGATAACCCTATCCGTTTCAACCCGTTTTATATTGCGCCTGGCGACGTGCTGGATACCGAGAAAAAAGAATCCATAAAAACCCTTCTGGTGGCTTTATGGAAGCAGGGTGACGAAAGTTTCCGGCGCAGTGAGTACGTGGCCATATCCAATGCCTTGCAATCCTACTATAGCTTCCTCGGCAAGTACCTCGAAATCTTCCCCTGCTTTAACACCTTTTATGAATTCCTACAGGAACATTTTGTCCGCGAACTTGAGGACGATAAGGTAAAGGACCGGGACTTCGATATTGCAAACTTTTTATACGTACTCCGCCCGTTTTACCACCAGGGAGAATTTGACTACCTGCTTAATGCTACTGAAAACCTGGATATTTTACAGCAGCCCTTCATCGTATTTGAGCTGGACAACATAGCAGGGCATGGGATCCTGTTCAGTGTCGTTACGCTGATCATAGCCGAGTTGTTTATCTCCAAAATGAGGAAGCTCAAAGGGATAAGGAAAGTAATTGTGATAGAGGAGGCCTGGAAGGCGATTGCCCGAGCCGGCATGGCCGATTTTATAAAGTACCTGTATAAAACCGTCCGCAAATACTTCGGGGAAGCGATCACGGTGACCCAGGAGGTGGACGATTTGGTTTCCAGCCCGGTGATCAAGGAAGCCATCATCAACAATGCCGATGTTAAAATTTTTCTTGACCTTAAAAAGTTCCAAAACAAATTTGAGCCTTTGCAGGCCACGATGGGCATGACCGAAAAGGGCCGCGACCTGGTATTGTCCATCAACCGCGCCAATGAACCCGGCAGAAATTACCGGGAGGTCTATATCGAGCTAGGCAACCAGGACATGAAAGTATACCGGTATGAGCCTTCGCGCTTTGAATACTATGCGTTTACCACGGAACAGCCCGAGAAGGTAAAAGTGAGGCAGTCCACCGAGAAGCACGGCGATATGCGCAAGGGCATTGCTGCGCTGGTGGAAGATGAAAAAAACGGAAAAATATGA
- a CDS encoding conjugal transfer protein TraI codes for MKGKIFSIALVSLLSITSHVEAQIPIVSLVTGAIKKVIQAIDLKVQQAQTKVIWLQNAQRTVENAMSQADLKGISGWTDKYKQLYSDYFQELWKVKKVISDFMAVKDIVQRQMELVNEYDHAWGLLRQDTHFTPAELRDMYTVYNGILNESMENIDQVKMVVNSFATQMSDGKRMELVMDAANRIEINLATLRSFNDHNARLSLSRATSTQDAEQLKQVYGL; via the coding sequence ATGAAAGGGAAAATATTTTCGATTGCCCTGGTTTCATTGCTGAGCATTACGTCGCATGTAGAGGCACAAATCCCCATCGTAAGCCTGGTCACCGGGGCTATAAAAAAGGTCATACAGGCCATAGACTTGAAAGTGCAGCAAGCCCAAACAAAGGTCATCTGGTTGCAAAATGCCCAGCGTACGGTAGAGAATGCCATGTCACAGGCGGATCTGAAGGGTATCTCCGGCTGGACAGACAAGTACAAGCAGTTGTACAGTGATTACTTCCAGGAGCTATGGAAGGTGAAGAAGGTGATCTCAGACTTTATGGCGGTCAAAGACATCGTCCAGCGACAGATGGAGTTGGTAAATGAGTACGACCATGCTTGGGGGCTACTCAGGCAGGATACCCATTTTACACCTGCCGAACTGCGGGACATGTATACTGTCTATAACGGGATTCTCAACGAAAGCATGGAAAATATTGACCAGGTTAAAATGGTTGTTAATTCTTTCGCCACGCAAATGTCTGACGGCAAGCGCATGGAACTGGTCATGGATGCAGCCAACCGCATCGAGATAAACCTGGCAACACTTCGAAGTTTTAATGACCACAATGCGCGACTGAGCCTTTCCAGGGCTACCAGCACTCAGGATGCGGAACAACTAAAACAGGTGTATGGGTTATAG
- a CDS encoding TerB family tellurite resistance protein translates to MKIILTAILIICCASQLQLASAQAAEIEQLALDIEKLAQLKGILSDMKAGYAIIHGGYSTIKGLSEGNFNLHAGYLNGLLAVNPSLQKYQRVADIIENQSLILSEYKTAFQQFKNGGRFSLSEIDYMGKVYGNLLNESLENINELATVLAAGKLRMSDDDRLMIIDHLDTDTKDKLFFLRSFNSRAAALDNQRSMDLQANQNLKILQGLP, encoded by the coding sequence ATGAAAATAATACTTACGGCTATACTCATCATCTGCTGCGCCTCGCAGCTACAACTTGCTTCCGCCCAGGCGGCGGAGATTGAACAGTTGGCCCTCGATATTGAAAAGCTGGCGCAGTTAAAAGGCATTCTGTCGGATATGAAAGCAGGGTACGCCATTATCCACGGCGGCTATTCGACTATCAAAGGCCTGTCCGAGGGTAATTTCAACCTGCATGCTGGTTATCTGAACGGGCTACTTGCAGTTAACCCCTCACTCCAAAAGTACCAGCGCGTGGCAGACATTATCGAAAATCAATCTCTCATTTTATCCGAATACAAGACAGCTTTCCAACAGTTCAAAAACGGTGGACGGTTTAGCTTATCGGAGATTGACTACATGGGTAAAGTCTATGGCAACCTACTAAATGAGAGCCTGGAGAATATCAACGAACTAGCCACAGTTCTTGCCGCCGGAAAGTTGCGCATGTCAGATGACGATCGGCTAATGATCATCGACCACTTGGATACCGATACAAAAGACAAGCTGTTTTTCTTGCGCTCCTTTAATAGCCGCGCAGCAGCCCTCGATAACCAACGATCAATGGATTTACAAGCCAATCAGAATTTAAAGATACTACAGGGACTTCCCTGA
- the traJ gene encoding conjugative transposon protein TraJ, with amino-acid sequence MLALLLPGLSRAQGFSDGISGFNQVLQNLFDQMMPLCSRMIGVGRAIGGFGALWFIALRVWKHIARAEPVDFYPLLRPFAIGMAISFYPAVISLMNSVLQPTVTATAAMSGDSQAAIRWHIQQQENAIKQTPQPATAAPDASGDWDKYEQPDNTSDSKGFFNGLKSAFSFFNFKAMFQNFIRLIIQLLYEAAALCINTIRTFYLIVLALLGPLVFGLSIFDGFQQTLATWFARYIHVFMWLPVTNIFAAICSKILENMITMDQNFYSSVTYIIFMVISIVGYFTVPSVAGYIIHPGGGNDTLLHKVSSMSKQAATTAATALI; translated from the coding sequence ATGTTGGCGCTGCTTCTACCAGGGCTGTCGCGGGCACAGGGATTCAGCGATGGTATAAGCGGTTTTAACCAGGTATTGCAAAACTTGTTCGATCAAATGATGCCGCTATGCAGCCGGATGATAGGCGTGGGCAGGGCTATTGGTGGATTTGGGGCGCTTTGGTTCATTGCTCTTCGGGTGTGGAAACACATTGCCCGGGCTGAGCCAGTAGATTTTTACCCCTTGCTGCGCCCTTTCGCAATCGGTATGGCTATCAGCTTCTATCCCGCTGTCATTTCCTTGATGAATTCTGTTCTTCAACCTACTGTAACAGCTACGGCTGCGATGTCCGGGGACAGCCAGGCAGCCATCCGGTGGCATATCCAGCAACAGGAAAATGCGATCAAGCAAACCCCGCAGCCGGCAACTGCCGCTCCTGATGCCAGCGGGGACTGGGATAAATATGAACAGCCGGATAATACATCCGATAGTAAAGGCTTTTTCAATGGTCTTAAAAGCGCTTTTAGCTTTTTCAATTTCAAGGCGATGTTCCAAAATTTTATTCGACTGATAATTCAGCTGCTTTATGAAGCCGCGGCCCTGTGCATCAATACTATACGAACGTTTTATTTGATAGTGTTGGCGCTCCTGGGTCCTCTGGTGTTCGGCTTGTCTATATTCGACGGTTTCCAGCAAACACTTGCTACCTGGTTTGCCCGATATATCCATGTCTTTATGTGGTTGCCCGTCACAAACATTTTTGCTGCCATTTGCTCTAAAATCCTGGAAAACATGATAACGATGGACCAGAATTTTTACTCATCGGTTACTTACATCATTTTCATGGTTATCTCCATTGTAGGGTATTTCACCGTGCCTAGCGTCGCAGGTTACATCATCCACCCCGGAGGTGGTAACGATACCCTTTTACACAAAGTATCCAGCATGAGCAAACAAGCTGCAACGACTGCTGCAACCGCATTGATATAA
- the traK gene encoding conjugative transposon protein TraK, protein MFKQLRNIESAFRHVKLFTIVLIAACMVTCCFTVCQSYLMVKQAEQRIYLLANGKALAALSSDSRENIPVEARDQIKMFHFYFFTLEPDDKFIETNIRQALYLADASADKQYNDLKESGYYSELISGNVSEQLAMDSIELNLQTYPYYFRYYGTEKLVRPTATVTRDLVTEGYLRIIGRSDNNPHGFLVERWHIIENRDINLEKR, encoded by the coding sequence ATGTTTAAGCAACTCAGAAATATTGAATCCGCTTTTCGCCATGTAAAGCTTTTTACGATAGTGCTCATTGCCGCCTGCATGGTGACGTGTTGTTTTACCGTCTGCCAAAGCTATCTTATGGTAAAGCAAGCGGAACAGCGCATTTACCTGTTGGCAAATGGTAAGGCGCTGGCAGCGCTTTCATCCGATAGCAGAGAGAATATCCCCGTTGAGGCCCGTGACCAAATAAAGATGTTCCACTTCTATTTTTTCACCCTGGAGCCAGACGACAAGTTTATCGAAACCAACATTCGACAGGCGCTATATCTGGCCGATGCTTCGGCGGATAAGCAGTATAATGATCTCAAGGAAAGTGGCTATTATTCTGAACTCATTTCTGGCAATGTGAGTGAGCAGCTAGCGATGGACAGCATCGAGCTCAACCTGCAAACTTATCCCTATTACTTCCGCTACTATGGAACGGAGAAGTTGGTACGGCCAACGGCTACCGTTACCCGGGACCTGGTTACGGAAGGCTACCTTAGAATCATTGGGCGGTCGGATAACAACCCCCATGGATTTCTTGTAGAACGGTGGCATATCATCGAAAACCGGGACATCAATCTTGAAAAACGTTGA
- the traM gene encoding conjugative transposon protein TraM, whose protein sequence is MNTYSEKEKRQRKGLLLLPLVGFAFATLVFWALGGGVGKAGAGNALQQGFNTSVPAAKLPNTFMDKLSLYNKAAQDSLALNEQLTGGLFAKADSLTDTVGRKSDFVPSRAGNLPSFTGEHSYSDRNEEKVREKLAQLEKSLDQPLPQQAEVSPAMSDQATLEKIMQQENKAVTPDTQMQQLSGMLEKILDIEHPERVQERIQELSFRNRGRVYSLGTIPQDEKAVLLGDMPDTGNGSSRPVSLRGPQENGFYDLDQAVADTGLPLAIPAVVEETQTVTSGMNLKLRITQDVYISGMLVPRNTFVTGVCAVDGERLKVSIPGVRYRDALFPVALSVYDLDALEGIRVPGAITRDASKEGADQVVQSLQLMNMDPSLGTQAASAGIEAAKGLFSKKVKLVRVTVKAGYPVLLVDDKSRRETN, encoded by the coding sequence ATGAATACGTATTCGGAGAAAGAAAAAAGGCAAAGAAAAGGCCTGCTGCTATTGCCGCTGGTGGGATTTGCCTTTGCTACCCTGGTATTTTGGGCACTTGGCGGGGGAGTGGGGAAGGCTGGTGCGGGTAACGCGCTCCAGCAGGGTTTCAACACTAGTGTCCCAGCGGCAAAGTTACCCAACACCTTTATGGACAAGCTAAGCCTGTATAATAAGGCCGCCCAAGATTCCCTTGCATTGAATGAACAGCTAACAGGGGGACTTTTTGCCAAGGCCGATAGCCTTACTGATACTGTAGGGAGGAAAAGTGACTTTGTTCCCAGCCGGGCCGGGAATCTACCATCGTTTACAGGAGAACACAGTTACAGCGATCGGAACGAAGAAAAAGTCCGCGAAAAGTTGGCACAACTGGAAAAGTCACTTGATCAACCGCTTCCGCAACAGGCGGAAGTATCCCCCGCGATGTCAGACCAGGCTACGTTAGAAAAGATAATGCAACAGGAAAATAAAGCCGTCACACCCGATACGCAGATGCAGCAGCTGAGCGGTATGCTGGAAAAAATCCTGGACATAGAGCATCCGGAACGTGTACAGGAGCGGATACAGGAACTGTCTTTTAGAAATAGGGGACGGGTATATTCCTTGGGGACTATCCCCCAGGACGAGAAAGCTGTCCTCCTGGGCGACATGCCGGATACAGGGAACGGTTCTTCCCGGCCAGTGTCACTTCGAGGACCCCAAGAGAACGGGTTTTACGACCTGGATCAGGCGGTTGCCGATACAGGACTGCCTTTGGCAATACCGGCCGTCGTGGAAGAGACCCAGACCGTTACCAGTGGCATGAACCTGAAGCTCAGGATCACACAGGATGTCTATATCAGTGGTATGCTGGTACCCCGAAACACCTTTGTAACCGGCGTTTGTGCGGTCGATGGGGAGCGGCTCAAAGTCAGTATCCCCGGTGTTAGATACAGGGATGCCCTGTTCCCGGTCGCCTTATCCGTTTATGACCTTGATGCCCTTGAAGGTATCCGGGTACCTGGCGCCATCACACGTGATGCTTCAAAAGAAGGCGCCGACCAGGTGGTGCAAAGCCTGCAACTGATGAACATGGACCCTTCTTTGGGTACCCAGGCGGCCAGTGCCGGTATCGAGGCCGCAAAGGGACTATTCAGTAAAAAAGTAAAGTTGGTGCGTGTGACCGTAAAAGCGGGGTACCCTGTACTACTGGTGGATGACAAGTCGAGACGCGAAACAAATTGA
- the traN gene encoding conjugative transposon protein TraN, with protein MNRILFLAAITAMLMTRQVQAQVFNFSPDALSPAYSLDISWHITTLLVFPCAIQSADRGDRYILAEKVKGVENVLKVKAGEKGFQPSNLHVITRDGKVYTFDVHYMDTPAYQTVDLRRQDPFAPVEFDGVSLNSKELADFSALVSGSEPFLKGVHSNRNGLTFTMDGIFIRHDVIFLRYLLKNNTAIGYEEGALRFFIRDKKRMKRTAEEDREVLPLYLLRSGSPENDNGEIIVVAFPKFTIAENKDFVTELMEAGGDRNAACKLDEGKLLKAKALLR; from the coding sequence ATGAACCGTATACTGTTTTTGGCGGCCATAACCGCTATGTTGATGACTCGCCAGGTACAGGCGCAAGTATTTAACTTCAGCCCCGATGCCTTGAGCCCGGCGTACAGCTTGGATATCAGCTGGCATATAACTACCCTGCTCGTCTTCCCCTGCGCTATTCAAAGCGCTGACCGCGGCGACCGATACATCCTGGCCGAAAAGGTCAAAGGCGTTGAGAATGTATTGAAGGTAAAGGCCGGCGAAAAGGGCTTTCAGCCTTCCAATCTTCATGTCATAACACGGGACGGGAAAGTTTACACCTTCGACGTGCATTATATGGATACTCCGGCCTACCAGACCGTAGACTTGCGCCGCCAGGATCCTTTCGCCCCGGTAGAGTTTGATGGGGTTAGCCTGAACAGCAAGGAACTAGCGGATTTTTCAGCCCTTGTATCCGGAAGCGAGCCCTTCCTAAAAGGCGTTCACAGTAACCGAAACGGTCTTACGTTCACGATGGATGGCATCTTCATACGCCACGACGTAATTTTCCTCAGGTATTTGCTCAAGAACAATACGGCCATTGGATATGAAGAGGGGGCGCTGCGGTTTTTTATCCGCGACAAAAAGCGGATGAAACGCACCGCTGAGGAAGACCGAGAAGTATTGCCCCTATATCTGCTTCGCAGCGGCAGTCCCGAGAATGATAACGGGGAGATTATCGTCGTCGCATTTCCCAAATTCACCATTGCCGAAAATAAGGATTTTGTCACCGAGCTGATGGAGGCGGGTGGCGATCGGAATGCGGCTTGTAAACTGGATGAGGGCAAGTTGCTTAAGGCAAAAGCCCTGCTTAGGTAG